The window TTGTTGAGCTGCTTCTAGCATTATTTTTTCCCAACGATTTACTTTTGATTGAAGCTTTTTTTCATCATATTTAGCTACGCAGTTAGCTGTGGGCACAAGATAAATTGTATCCACATTTAACTCCGTCGCCTTTTGTAACACCCATTCTAGCTTTTCACCTTTTAATAATGATTGAACTAGAATAGTACGATACGATGCTAGATTTCCTTCTACATATTCAATCAGTTTTGCTTGAGCTTTACCATCTACTTCTGCTGTAATTTGATATGTACCACAACGATTGTCGCTGCCGGTTACAGTTATAGGCTTCTCCATATTATGGCGAAATACATGTAGTACATGATGGGTTACATCTTTTGGTAATTCTATTATTTCATCTAATGGTGTAGGAATAAAAATCTTTTTCATCGTTTTTCTAGCGCAAACGTATGCCAAGGCCCTGCAACGCGCTCCTCAATAATATGCCAATGAGCCTCAATATATGGCATGATTTCATCATAACGATCATCAATAATGCCACTAATAATCAAAATGCCCCTATCATCCAGTTTCTTACCAATTTGAGGTAATAGTATTTTAAGGGGATCCACTGTTAGATTAGCTAAAATTAATTGGGCAGTACCATTGAAATCACTATCCAAATTACCACAAATGATTTCAGCAGATACATGATTATTCTCACAGTTAATTCTAGCTTGATTTGCAGCATACTCTTCTATATCTATACCAACTAAATTTTTAATACCTAAATGGGCTGCTACTAATAAAAGAATACCTGTGCCAGTACCAATATCCAAACAAGTAACTGTATCAAGATCCATAGATTTACTATAGGATTTTAATAGCTCTGCACAAGTCCGTGTCGTCTCATGAGACCCGGTACCAAAGGAAATATCTGAATCAATTTCAATAATAATTTTATTATCTACATTATTGTATTCCTGCCATGCTGGTTTAATGATTAAGTTAGGTAAAATTTCTGTAGGTTCAATATACTGTTGCCAAGAGTTTAACCAAGTTGACTCATCAAAAATATCTGTATCTATTGATATAACCTTGATATTGGCCTCAGTAAGCCGTTTTACTAAATCCGCCTTAATCATATTCATATCGAGTGATATATCAGCATACATAGTTAATTTTATTAAATTAGGCTGATTTTCAACATCTTCTTCTATAATTCCATTGTCTGCATAATCGTCAAAAAGAGTAGTCACCTCATCGGTGGCTACTCTTTCACAGACAATGGATACTTCTATCCATTGCATATATGCTCCTTTATAGGGAATGTGATGGAACAAACCATTCCTTCACATGAGCTGTTCATTTAGTCAAACAGTCCTTGATTTTTTCAAAGAGACTTTTGCTCACTTGTAAGTTATTTACATCTTCATTACTTTCATTTGCAAAGCGTAACAATAGCTCACGTTGAGTGTCTGTCAACTTCTTAGGCGTTTGGACGGTTACCACAATGTGTTGGTCACCCCTTTGGTTAGGGTTACGCAAATATGGTATACCTTTGCCCTTTACGCGGAATGCCGTTCCCGTTTGAGTACCTTCCGGAATCTTTAACTCTACTTTACCATCTAAAGTGTTAACTTGTATAGTCGCACCAAGAGCAGCTTGAGCAAAGCTAATATTTACACGGCTAATAACGTCATTACCATTTCGTTCAAATTCCTTGTGAGGACGAACAAAGATATATACATAGAGATCCCCTTTAGGACCGCCTAAAATACCAGGTTCCCCTTCATTGGCTACACGTAAACGAGATCCGCTATCTACACCAGCTGGAATTTTAATGGAAATCTTCCGTTTAGCCAACATTTCGCCAGTACCACGGCATTTAGAGCAAGGTTTTTCAATGCTTTTACCCGTACCATGACAGCGGGAACAAGTGCGAACGGACTGCATACGTCCAAATGGAGTATTTTGAATAACCGCTTCTTGACCAGAACCATGACAGTTTGGACAAGTATCGACACGAGAGCCTGGTTCACCACCAGTACCATGACAGTGATCACATTCTTCATGACGATGCACTTCAATTTCCATAGATTTACCAAAGGCTGCATCTTCAAAGGAAATATCGATATCTTCACGCAAGTCATTACCTTTTTGAGGGCCTTGTTGTTGGCGTCCACCACCAAACATGCCACCAAAAATGTCGCCAAAGATATCACCAAAGCCTCCAGCTTGACCACCGAAACCGCCAAAGCCGCCTTGGAAACCACCGGCACCAGCGCCGCCTCCTTGTTTGAAGGCGTCGTGGCCGAATTGGTCATATTGAGCTTTTTTAGTTTCATCAGACAAGACTTCATAAGCTTCGTTAGCTTCTTTAAACTTTGCTTCCGCTTCCTTTGGATTATCTTTATTTACATCTGGGTGGTATTGGCGTGCCTTTTTACGGAAGGCTTTTTTGATTTCATCTTGAGAGGCATTTTTACTAACCCCTAGGATGTCATAATAATCTCGTGCCATTCGTTACCAACCCTTCTTATTTCTTGTCATCATCCACTACTGTGTAATCAGCATCAACAACATTGTCATCAGCTTTTGTTTGTTGTTGACCTTGTTCAGCACCGCCAGCTGCTTGTTGAGCTTGTTGAGCTGCTGCATACATTTGTTCTGCTAATTTATGTAATGGTTGTTCCAAAGCTTCACTATCTTTTTTGATATCTTCGATATTGCCAGCTTCGATAGATTTTTTCAATTTATCTTTCGCTTCTTCTACTTCTTTCATCAAAGAAGCG of the Veillonella parvula genome contains:
- the dnaJ gene encoding molecular chaperone DnaJ; this translates as MARDYYDILGVSKNASQDEIKKAFRKKARQYHPDVNKDNPKEAEAKFKEANEAYEVLSDETKKAQYDQFGHDAFKQGGGAGAGGFQGGFGGFGGQAGGFGDIFGDIFGGMFGGGRQQQGPQKGNDLREDIDISFEDAAFGKSMEIEVHRHEECDHCHGTGGEPGSRVDTCPNCHGSGQEAVIQNTPFGRMQSVRTCSRCHGTGKSIEKPCSKCRGTGEMLAKRKISIKIPAGVDSGSRLRVANEGEPGILGGPKGDLYVYIFVRPHKEFERNGNDVISRVNISFAQAALGATIQVNTLDGKVELKIPEGTQTGTAFRVKGKGIPYLRNPNQRGDQHIVVTVQTPKKLTDTQRELLLRFANESNEDVNNLQVSKSLFEKIKDCLTK
- a CDS encoding 50S ribosomal protein L11 methyltransferase — its product is MQWIEVSIVCERVATDEVTTLFDDYADNGIIEEDVENQPNLIKLTMYADISLDMNMIKADLVKRLTEANIKVISIDTDIFDESTWLNSWQQYIEPTEILPNLIIKPAWQEYNNVDNKIIIEIDSDISFGTGSHETTRTCAELLKSYSKSMDLDTVTCLDIGTGTGILLLVAAHLGIKNLVGIDIEEYAANQARINCENNHVSAEIICGNLDSDFNGTAQLILANLTVDPLKILLPQIGKKLDDRGILIISGIIDDRYDEIMPYIEAHWHIIEERVAGPWHTFALEKR
- a CDS encoding RsmE family RNA methyltransferase — its product is MKKIFIPTPLDEIIELPKDVTHHVLHVFRHNMEKPITVTGSDNRCGTYQITAEVDGKAQAKLIEYVEGNLASYRTILVQSLLKGEKLEWVLQKATELNVDTIYLVPTANCVAKYDEKKLQSKVNRWEKIMLEAAQQCGRNHLPTLVVGETLLQALDIESEALKLVAYENEAGQTIKDVLKTLHSDKSVTDVLICIGPEGGYQEKEINAIIKYGGKSVSLGNTILRAETAAIGSLAMIRYELEL